Proteins co-encoded in one Mycobacterium mantenii genomic window:
- a CDS encoding alpha/beta fold hydrolase: MEVRTGHATSGDLKLYYEDMGDIDDPPVLLIMGLGAQLLLWRTAFCERLVSHGLRVIRYDNRDVGLSSKTQHHSSGQPLVTRLARSWLGLPSKAAYKLEDMADDAAAVLDHLGIGHAHIVGASMGGMIAQIFAGRFRERTKSLAIIFSSNNSALLPPPAPRALLALLKGPPPDSPREVIIDNAVRVGNIIGSPRYRVPEEQARAEAAEGYDRNYYPQGVARHFGAVLGSGSLRQYNRRTVAPTVVIHGRADKLMRPFGGRAVARAIDGARLVLFDGMGHDLPQQLWDHVIGVLTKNFSRAS; this comes from the coding sequence ATGGAGGTCCGCACCGGCCACGCCACCTCAGGCGACCTCAAGCTGTACTACGAGGACATGGGCGACATCGACGACCCACCCGTACTGCTGATCATGGGGCTGGGCGCCCAGCTGCTGCTGTGGCGCACCGCCTTCTGCGAGCGGCTGGTCAGCCACGGGCTGCGCGTCATCCGGTACGACAACCGGGACGTCGGCCTGTCGAGCAAGACCCAGCACCACAGCTCGGGGCAGCCGCTGGTGACGCGGCTGGCGCGCTCCTGGCTGGGCCTGCCGAGCAAAGCGGCGTACAAGCTCGAGGACATGGCCGACGACGCCGCGGCCGTGCTTGATCATCTGGGCATCGGCCACGCGCACATTGTGGGCGCATCGATGGGCGGCATGATCGCCCAGATTTTCGCCGGACGATTCCGCGAGCGCACGAAAAGCCTCGCGATCATTTTCTCCAGCAACAATTCGGCTCTATTGCCGCCGCCGGCCCCGCGCGCGTTGCTGGCGCTCCTGAAGGGCCCGCCGCCGGATTCGCCGCGCGAGGTGATCATCGACAACGCCGTGCGCGTCGGCAACATCATCGGCAGTCCGCGCTACCGTGTGCCCGAAGAGCAGGCCCGCGCCGAGGCCGCCGAGGGATACGACCGCAACTATTACCCCCAAGGCGTCGCCAGGCATTTCGGTGCTGTGCTGGGCAGCGGCAGCCTGCGGCAGTACAACCGCCGGACCGTCGCGCCCACCGTGGTGATCCACGGCCGGGCGGACAAGCTGATGCGCCCATTCGGCGGGCGCGCGGTGGCCAGGGCCATCGACGGCGCTCGATTGGTGTTATTCGACGGGATGGGACATGATCTGCCACAGCAGTTGTGGGACCACGTGATCGGCGTGCTGACGAAAAACTTCAGCAGGGCCAGCTAG
- the mmaA4 gene encoding hydroxymycolate synthase MmaA4, with amino-acid sequence MADQPASPTKTRTAPEDIQAHYDVSDDFFGLFQDPTRIYSCAYFERDDMSLEEAQYAKIDLNLDKLDLKPGMTLLDIGCGWGTTMKRAVERFDVNVIGLTLSKNQHARAQALLDSTDSNRTREVRLQNWEDFNEPVDRIVSIEAFEHFGHENYDDFFKRTFDIMPDDGRMTVQSSVSYHPYDLAARGKKLSFETARFIKFIVTEIFPGGRLPSTQMMVDHGEKAGFVVPEPISLRPHYIKTLHIWGDTLESNKDKAIEVTSEEVYNRYIKYLRGCEHYFGDEMLDVSLVTYLKPGAAA; translated from the coding sequence ATGGCTGATCAACCGGCTAGCCCGACGAAGACGCGGACGGCTCCCGAGGACATTCAGGCGCACTACGACGTCTCCGACGACTTTTTCGGCCTGTTCCAAGACCCGACCCGGATCTACAGCTGCGCCTATTTCGAGCGCGACGACATGAGCCTGGAAGAGGCCCAGTACGCCAAGATCGACCTCAACCTCGACAAGCTGGACCTCAAGCCGGGCATGACTCTGCTGGACATCGGCTGCGGGTGGGGCACCACCATGAAGCGCGCCGTCGAGCGGTTCGACGTCAACGTAATCGGCCTGACGCTGTCCAAGAATCAACACGCCCGCGCTCAGGCGTTGCTCGACTCGACCGACAGCAACCGCACGCGGGAGGTGCGCCTGCAGAACTGGGAGGACTTCAACGAGCCGGTCGACCGCATCGTCTCGATCGAGGCCTTCGAGCACTTCGGCCACGAGAACTACGACGATTTCTTCAAGCGGACTTTCGACATCATGCCCGACGACGGCCGGATGACCGTGCAGAGCAGTGTCAGCTACCACCCGTACGACCTGGCCGCCCGCGGCAAGAAGCTCAGCTTCGAGACCGCGCGGTTCATCAAGTTCATCGTCACCGAGATCTTCCCCGGCGGCCGACTGCCGTCCACCCAGATGATGGTGGATCACGGCGAGAAGGCAGGATTTGTTGTGCCCGAACCGATTTCGCTACGGCCGCACTACATCAAGACGCTGCACATCTGGGGCGACACGCTCGAGTCCAACAAGGACAAGGCCATCGAGGTCACCTCCGAAGAGGTGTACAACCGCTACATCAAGTACCTGCGTGGCTGCGAGCACTACTTCGGCGACGAGATGCTCGACGTCAGCCTGGTGACCTACCTCAAGCCCGGGGCTGCGGCCTAA
- a CDS encoding cyclopropane mycolic acid synthase family methyltransferase, whose translation MSDNRAGAVRTRSNSDDVRAHYDLSNEFFALFLDPTRTYSCAYFPRERMTLREAQLAKLDLTLDKLGLQPGMTLLDVGCGWGSGLKRAVERYDVNVVGLTLSKNQHAYCQQVLDGMDTGRSRRVLLRDWAEFDEPVDRMVVIEALEHFGFHRYDDFFEFAYTALPGDGVMLLHSITGLHVKQVMERGIPLTMEMAKFMRFIVTEIFPGGRLPMIETVEEHATRVGFTVARVQSLQSDFAKTLDFWSETLKAHRDEAIAIQSEAVYETYMKYLTGCAKVFRMGYVDCNQFTLEK comes from the coding sequence ATGTCTGACAATCGGGCTGGCGCTGTTCGTACGCGGTCCAATTCGGACGACGTACGGGCGCACTACGACCTGTCCAACGAATTCTTCGCGCTCTTTCTGGATCCGACCCGCACCTACAGCTGCGCGTATTTCCCTCGCGAGCGCATGACCTTGCGCGAAGCGCAGCTCGCCAAACTCGACCTGACTCTGGACAAGCTCGGGCTCCAGCCGGGGATGACCCTGCTCGACGTCGGCTGCGGCTGGGGTTCGGGGCTGAAGCGCGCCGTCGAGCGCTACGACGTCAACGTCGTCGGCCTGACCCTGTCCAAAAATCAACATGCCTATTGCCAGCAGGTGCTCGACGGGATGGACACCGGCCGGTCACGGCGGGTGCTGCTACGGGACTGGGCCGAGTTCGACGAACCCGTGGACCGCATGGTCGTCATCGAGGCGTTGGAGCACTTCGGTTTTCACCGCTACGACGACTTCTTCGAATTCGCCTACACCGCGCTGCCCGGCGACGGCGTGATGCTGCTGCACTCGATCACCGGTCTGCACGTCAAGCAGGTGATGGAGCGCGGCATCCCGTTGACGATGGAGATGGCGAAATTCATGAGGTTCATCGTCACCGAAATCTTCCCGGGTGGCCGGCTGCCGATGATCGAGACGGTCGAGGAGCACGCGACGAGGGTCGGGTTCACGGTGGCCCGCGTCCAGTCGCTGCAGTCGGACTTCGCCAAGACCCTGGATTTCTGGTCCGAGACGCTGAAGGCCCACAGGGACGAGGCCATCGCCATTCAGTCCGAAGCGGTCTACGAGACGTACATGAAGTACCTGACCGGCTGCGCCAAGGTGTTCCGTATGGGCTACGTCGACTGCAACCAATTCACGCTGGAAAAGTAG
- a CDS encoding cyclopropane mycolic acid synthase family methyltransferase, translating to MAKLKPYYEESQATYDISDDFFALFLDPNMVYTCAYFERDDMTLEEAQLAKLDLGLGKLKLEPGMTVLDVGCGWGGAVVRALEKYDVNVIGITLSRNHYARTKARLAAIPTTRRAEARLQGWEEFDEPVDRIISFEAFDAFKKERWPAFWDWAYKTLTGDSRMLMHSIFTYPQSEWKQRGVQITMSDLRFFHFLGKEIFPGGQMCGEPDIVDNAQTSGFSIEQIEYLQPHYARTLDTWAANLEANRERAIAIQSQEVYDRFMRYLTGCADLFRKGISNVAQYTLTK from the coding sequence ATGGCCAAGCTGAAGCCGTATTACGAAGAGTCGCAGGCAACCTACGACATTTCGGACGACTTCTTCGCGCTTTTCCTTGACCCGAACATGGTCTACACGTGCGCCTACTTCGAGCGCGACGACATGACGCTGGAAGAGGCGCAGCTCGCCAAGCTGGATCTGGGGTTGGGCAAGCTGAAGCTCGAGCCGGGAATGACCGTGCTCGATGTCGGGTGCGGTTGGGGCGGAGCCGTGGTCCGGGCGCTGGAGAAATACGACGTCAACGTCATTGGCATCACGCTGAGCCGCAACCACTACGCGCGCACCAAAGCGAGGCTGGCCGCGATTCCGACAACGCGGCGGGCCGAGGCGCGGCTGCAGGGTTGGGAAGAGTTTGACGAGCCGGTCGATCGGATCATCAGCTTCGAGGCGTTCGACGCGTTCAAAAAGGAACGCTGGCCCGCATTCTGGGATTGGGCCTACAAAACCCTCACCGGCGACAGTCGGATGCTGATGCACAGCATCTTCACGTATCCGCAGTCGGAGTGGAAGCAGCGTGGCGTCCAGATCACAATGTCGGATCTGCGTTTCTTCCACTTCCTGGGCAAGGAAATCTTTCCCGGCGGCCAGATGTGCGGCGAACCCGACATCGTCGACAATGCGCAAACCAGCGGTTTCTCGATCGAGCAGATCGAATACCTGCAGCCACACTACGCGCGGACCCTGGACACGTGGGCGGCCAATTTGGAGGCCAATCGCGAACGGGCCATCGCCATCCAGTCCCAAGAGGTGTACGACCGGTTCATGCGCTATCTGACCGGCTGCGCGGACCTGTTCCGCAAGGGCATCTCCAACGTGGCGCAGTACACGCTGACCAAATAG